The nucleotide window TCTTTAGCAGGTATTACTCCGTCTGCATACCGCAAGAAAAATAAAGCTAGTTTAAACACAACCAAAAGCCGTAAGCACTAAAGATCGGCCAGAGGCATAGTTTCGGTGCTCACAAAGGTATATACCTTGCCAAATACCCATATTTAGTTTACCATTAGTAATTGGTATTTGTACTGAGGTTCCCATCAAAGAAGCTTTTATATGTGCTGGCATATCATCTGGTCCTTCATAGGTATGTTTATAATACGGTTGATTTTCGGGCACCATTTTATTAATATGACTTTCAAAATCTAATCTTACTGATGGGTCTGCATTTTCATTTATGGTTAAACTTGCTGATGTATGTTTAATAAAAACTTGTAATTGGCCAATTCTTATCTGTTTAACCTCAGGGATTGCATTTATTATTTTTGAAGTAATAAGATGAAAACCTCTTGGGTGAGCCTCTAATTTAATTTCTTTTTGAAAGCATATCATTTATGGTAATGTATATTACGTTTTCTGCTTCTTCTTCTTAGCAGCTGGAAAAAGTACATTATTTAATATTAACCTATAACCAGGAGATGTTGGGTGTAAATCGAGTTCTGTCTTTGGGTCTCCTACTCTATGTGTATAATCTTCTGGATCGTGACCTCCATAAAATGTAAAAAAGCCTTTACCCTTAATTCCGTGAATGTATTTTGCTTCTCCATTAGTTCTATTTTCGCCCATTACCAATACATTAGATTTTATTTCTTCTCTTGTAAAAGATGTCGTTTGTCCCATAAATCCCTTTACTAGAGATGTATGATTTTGTGTTAACATCGTTGGTATAGGATCCCACTTTGCAGAGTATTCCATTAAAGAAAAGTAGTCTGTTTTAAAAGGTATTTGACGTTTTTGAGTCATATCTATTGAAGAAAATTCATAAACATTAGGACTTCTTTCTAATATGTAGTCCTTAAACGCAAATGTTTTTGAGTAATCTATTTTGTTCTGATATCCAGGATCACTTCCATCTCCATCAAACATAGGCTCGCAAATGTCAACGCCTTCTGCTGATAAAGCAATATCAAAACTATCGGTTGCAGAACACATTGCAAACATAAATCCACCACCTACTACGTAATCTCTAATTTTTAGGGCTACTGCTAATTTTGCTTCAGACACCTTATCGTAACCCAGTCTATTTGCTAATTCTTCTGCCGCTTTCTTTTCTTCAATATACCATGCTGCAGAACGGTAGGTTCTATAAAATTTTCCGTACTGACCAGTAAAGTCCTCGTGATGCAAGTGAAGCCAGTCGTAAAGTAAGAGTTCATCGTTTAAAACTTCTTCGTCATAAATAGTTTCATACGGAATTTCAGCATAAGTTAAAACCATTGTTACAGCATCATCCCAAGGTTGCTTTCCGTAAGGTGTATAGACTGCAATCTTTGGTGCTTTTTCTAATACAACCGCCTCTTGATTTACCGCAGGACTAGCAATTTCATCCAAAATTTCTTGTGCTTTAGTATCTGAAATCACTTCAAAAGACACACCTCTGATTTGACATTCGCGCTGAATAATCTCAGCATCTGGTAACAAAAACGAACCTCCTCTATAATTTAACAACCAGTTTACTTTCAACTCTCGCTCTAACGTCCAGTAAGTAACTCCATAAGCTTTGAGATGATTTTCTTGAGACTCAGCATCCATAGGAATTAATATATATGAAGCGTATGCATTAACACTTAGAAACAATGCAAATATTACAAAAGTTAATTTTTTCAAGTTCATAGATTTAAAACGAAATATAACCAATTTTTAGTCTTTAATGGCTTATTTTATCATTCTTTTAAGAGCTAAATGGCATACTCCATCAGTCTATTATAATGAGGTAAACATTGTTCTAAAAGCGTATTTAGGTGTGCTGGAAAAGCTTCTGTTTTTGGTTTATATTCTTGAAATCCACTCGATTTATGAATGTTATGATACCAATATTTTGCCCAAATACCATCTTCTTCTCTTTTCTGAGGTTTCCAGGATAGCATTGATTTTTTAAATGGGATGTCTGCAAATTCGCATAACTTGCTTAATGTATCTTCAGGATTTTTAAGCACTTGTTTAGAATTTATAACCTTAAAAGGAATGCTTTGACTTTCAAAATAATTTAAAAGGTCAATATGAAGTTGATAACCTACATCATCAATTGTGAAATTATGAATCACTTTATCAAATGATGGCAGCATGTCTAAAGGATCTCTTGTTAAAATAATATTGATGGTATCTTTCATAAATGAACGCTCTAAATCTAAAAGATGATGCGTCATTTGCTTGAAAAACAATACTGGTTTTTCAGTATTACGTAGCATCACTTCTACTACCTTTTCACCATTAGATTCCATTGTTTTTATAATATCTTCAGCACCTGGATGATAACCTTTTGCATATGGATGGTGCCTGAGATAATAGGCATAAAGTGGTTCATCAAACACTTTTGTGTCTGTACGTTGTGCAAAAGCGTACATTAATGCAGTGGATATATTTCTTGGTCCAGACCATAAACATATACGTTTAATATTATCCATTAGCTACTGTTTTTTCGATTAACTGCTCATACAAATGGCTTAATTCTCTAGTCATTTTTCCAAATTTACCCTCTCCTATTTGTCGTCCATCAATTTTTGTAACAGGTGTTAAACCTCCAAAGGTTCCTGTAACAAAAGCTTCGTCTGCTCCGTAGACATCAAACAAAGAAAAGTCTTTTTCAAAACAGGATATATCGTTGGCATTACATAGCTCTATAACCTTAGCTCTGGTAATTCCATTCATACAATATTTATTTGTAGATGTCCACACCTCGCCATTTTTAATTATAAAAAAATTAGTAGCATTACAAGTCGCTACAAATCCGTTTATATCTAGCATTAAAGCTTCATCTGCTCCAGCTTCAATCGCTTGAATAAGCGCCTGAACTTCATGAAGCTTACTATGGCAATTTAACCTTGGGTCTAGATAATCTGGTGAACCTCTTCTTATGGTACTCGTAAACAATGTAATCCCTTTTTCTTTAGATGCTTTTGAAGCAATTTTATACTCTGGAATAATCACCACATTTGGTCCAGAAATGGTTAGTCTTGGATCTTGAGATGGTGTTTTTTTAATGCCACGCGTTACCATAATCCTAACGTGTACGTCATCCTTCATACCATTAGCATTAAGTGTGTCCCATACTTTTTGGGTTAACTCTTTTTTAGTAAATGGCAGTGCCATACCAACCGTTTTAGCAGATTGCCATAACCTATTGAAATGGTCTTTGATAAACACTAGAACTCCATTGTGTAACCGCAAAGCTTCCCATACACCATCTCCAACCAAATAGCCGCTGTCAAAAACTGAAATCTTTGCTTCATTTCTTGGGAAAAGCTGATTATTTACAGAAATGAGAATATGGTCATTTCTAGAATCTTCTTGAGCATTGTGTGTACCGTGAACCATAATTTTAAGTTTATAGAAGAAAGATACTTAAAATTATAAATTCTATTAACAAGAAAACCTTATTTGAGTTTGGTCTGCGTGCCAGATAATAAACTGGCTATGACCTTAGTACTAGGAAACTGTTCGAGAATAATCTTAATAAAAACTGTGATAGGAATAGCCATAATAAGACCTGGTATTCCCCAAAGGAATCCCCAAAACATTAACATAACTAAAACTGCTATAATATTAATTGAAAACGATTTACCCATAAAAATCGGTTCTAAAATTGCGCCAAACACTACTTGGACAAGAGCAATAGATAGTATAAAGAAGAATAAAGTGCTCGTAGGGTCTAACTCTACAAATGCAAAAATTGAAAGTAAAATTACCGAAATGAAAGAGCCTACCATTTGTACAAAGTTAATAGCAAAAGCAAATAATCCCCAAAATATAGGGAAACTAACATCAAAGAATACACACATTAAACCCGTAAATAAACCCGTTAATGCACTGACCAAAAACTTCACCTTTATAAATTTTATAAGGTCTTTTTCTATTTTCATAAATGCCTTGATAGAGGTATGTTTTTGTTTTAAGATTGTATTGTTTAATAAATTATGGACATTTATAGATTCGCCTAACCACAAGACAACAAAAAACGCGGTCATTAATAGGGTTGTTAAAAACGTTCTCAAAAAACCAAATGTTGATCCCAAATTTTCTTTTTCAAAAAATTGCGCTAAAAAGTTTTTATCTTGTTCAAACTCAATACCAAAACTATTGGATAGATATACCTTTAAATCTGCCAGTTTCTCCTCTGCTTTAGGAAAAAAATCTGATTTTGTTGCTAAAATTTCTTTACTAGAAAGCTGAATAAGTTCTATACCTAAGTAAACACAGGCAGATACCAAAAGTAAGACTACTATAATGCTTAAAAACTTTGGAACCTTTTTTCGTCCTAGTTGTCGCATCAGTGGTAAGAATAGCAATGCTATAAACATTGAAAAAATCAACGGAATAAATATAAAGGAAAGCACTTTAAGTAAATAAAATACTAAAGGAATAACTATAATTAGCAACAAGATGTTTGTTGTACGTCTTTGGTCTAACATGAGGCAACTTTCTTCTTTAGTGTCAAAACCACAAAGATAGGTTAAAAAGAAGGGTCACTAATTATAAAATGATGTTAAAAAGGTACACCGTCATCCTCTGGTTCATCAAAAGCATCAGAAGCTGAAGGGAAACTATCTGGTTTAAAGGTGTCGTCGTTAGCTGCCGCATTCAGTTTAGACTGAAACTCAAAAGGCGTATCAAAATCATCTAAATTATCAAACTTACCAAGATGCCCAATAAACTTCAATCTAATGTTGTCTAAACCACCATTTCTATGTTTAGCTACTATAAACTCACCTTGACCTTCAGTTGGTGAGCGCTCTTCATCATCCCATTCATCAATCTTGTAATATTCTGGCCTGTATATAAATGAAACAATATCAGCATCCTGCTCAATAGCACCAGACTCACGTAGATCTGATAAGAGCGGACGTTTGCTACCTCCACGCGTTTCTACAGCACGAGAAAGCTGCGATAAAGCAATAACAGGCACATTAAGTTCTTTTGCTAAGGCTTTTAGGTTACGGGAAATCATGGAGATTTCTTGTTCTCTGTTACCGCCTTTTTGGCTTCCACCAGCAGTCATTAGCTGTAAATAATCTATCATGATTACTTTAATATCGTATTGAGATGCTAGTCTGCGTGCTTTGGCTCTTAAATCAAAAATTGAAAGCGAAGGTGTATCATCTATAAACAAGGGAGCTTTTTCTAAGGTTTTTACCTTTACATTAAGCTGTTCCCACTCGTGTTTTTCAAGTTTACCTGTTCTTAATTTTTCTGAAGATAACCCTGTTTCACTAGAAATTAAACGCGTAATTAATTGTACTGAAGACATTTCTAAAGAAAAGAACGCTACGGCTTTGTTGAAATCTACGGCAATATTTCTGGCCATTGTGAGCGTAAGTGCTGTTTTACCCATACCAGGACGTGCTGCTACAATAATTAGGTCACTTGGTTGCCAACCCGAGGTTAATTTATCTAACTTATCAAAACCTGTTGGTATACCGCTTAAACCTTCCTTATTAGAGATTTCTTCAATTTTCTTTTTGGCTTGAATTACTAGACTTTGAGCTGTTTCTGTAGATTTTTTTACGTTACCTTGTGTAACTTCGTAAAGTTTAGCTTCGGCATTATCTAAAAGATCAAAAACATCTTTTGTTTCATCATAAGCATCTTCTATTATTTCATTAGAAATTTTAATTAGACTGCGTTGTATGTATTTTTGAAGAATAATTCGTGCATGAAACTCTATATGCGCAGACGATGATACGCGCTGTGTTAATGAAATAAGATAAAAATCGCCACCAACCAAATCTAACTTTTCATCTTTCTTTAATTGCGAAGAAACGGTTAATAAGTCTATAGGTTCGCTGTTTTCAAATAATTTGAAAATTGCTTCGAAGATATATTTATGGGCATCTTTATAGAATGCTTCTGGGCTTAAAATATCAATAACCTCGTCTACTCCTTTTTTATCTATCATCATTGCCCCAAGCACAACTTCTTCTAAATCAATAGCTTGAGGTGGTATCTTACCTTTTTCTAAGCTAATGATAGTGCTTTTATCGACTTTATAACCTTGTATTTGGTTGGGTTGTTTCATAAGTAGCAAAAGTAGTTAAATAGTGTCTATGAACTGCATTGTACATTGTTTCCATTCTTAACAGGTCTTCAACAATGCAACTGTTAATAACTTAAAAATATTGTTAATAGCGAAAAAAAAACCGAAGTCTCAACTTCGGCTTTTTTTAAGTTGCTTATGCTTGTTGGATTTAGTCCTTATAGACACCCATTTGATCATATTTATCCATACGATTTTTAACTAATTCTTTTGGTGATAAGTTTTTTAGCGCTTCATAAGATTTTACTATCGCGTCTCTTACAGCTAAAAATGTTTTTTCTCTATCTGTGTGAGCACCACCAAGCGGTTCTTTAATGATTTGGTCTACAAGTTTCATGCGTTTCATATCCTTAGCAGTCAACTTTAGGGCCTCTGCTGCCTGCTCTTTATACTCCCAGCTTCGCCATAAGATGGAAGAGCACGATTCTGGGGAAATAACAGAATACCAAGTATTTTCTAACATTAGTACCTTATCTCCTACTCCAATTCCTAAAGCACCACCAGAGGCTCCCTCGCCTATTATAATTGTAATAATTGGTACTTTTAAGCGAGACATTTCTAATATGTTTCTTGCAATAGCTTCGCCTTGGCCTCTTTCTTCTGCTTCTAGGCCTGGGTAAGCTCCAGGTGTATCTATTAAGGTTACCACAGGAATTCCAAATTTTTCTGCAGATTTCATAAGTCGAAGTGCCTTACGGTATCCCTCTGGGTTAGACATTCCAAAGTTTCTATATTGTCTGGTCTTGGTGTTATAACCTTTTTGCTGACCTATAAACATATAGGTTTGATCACCAATTTTACCTAAACCACCAATCATGGCTTTGTCGTCTTTGACATTACGATCCCCATGTAATTCTAAAAAGGAATCGCCACAAAGCGCCCTGATGTGGTCTAAAGTATAAGGTCTATTTGGGTGGCGCGATAACTGAACGCGCTGCCAAGCAGTTAAGTTTTTATAAATTTCTTTTTTTGTTTCTGCCAGCTTTTTTTCTATCTGTTTGCAGGTTTCGGTAACGTCTACATCACTTTCCTTACCAATAATTTGGCATTTATCGAGCTGCTCTTCTAGCTCTTTTATAGGTAATTCAAACTCTAAATATTCCATACAATCTGAAATTAGGTTTTAGTTAGTTTAGTTTACAAACCTACGTATTCTTATTCACTTTTTATAAAAAAATTAATACTTAGTAGGCTCTTCTTTGTCTTGGTTATAAAATATTATAAAATAAATATATAAAATTCAATTGTTAAGAGATATCTTTTTTTGCCTTTGCGCTTTGCTATTTTTTAATAGAGCATCTAGGAGCACCATGGATATTATTAAAGCAGCACCTAAATAAAACTGAGTTGACATTTTTTCGGTTTCTGGAAAAAGAAACAATGCTAAAATGATACCGTAAATGGGCTCTAAATTATAGGTTAAGATAACCGTAAATGGGCTTATATAACGCATAACCTCTACTGCGCCTACAAATGCATATGCTGTACACACTGATGCAAGAATGCATATAAAAACCCAATCTGATTGGGAGAGTGTAAAGAATTTTTCGTCAAAGTAAATACCTGAAAAATGTATAAATATGCTTAAAAAAACAACACCGCTTAGAAACTCATAAAATGAAATAACTGTGGCGTTGTAGTGCTCAATAAACCGTCCGTTAATAACAGCAAAAAGTGTTGAAAAGAGGGCAGAAAGTATGCCCAATATTATACCGTTGATATATTTTAGTTCGCTACTGGTAATTAAAAAAACACCAACAATTACGACTAAGCCAAAACCAATCTCATAGAGTAAAATACGTCTTTTAAAAAAAATTGGTTCTATAAAGGAAGCAAAGAACGCTCCCGAAGAAAACATAGCCAACGCAATAGAAACATTGGACTGTTTTATGGATTCGAAAAAAGTAATCCAATGCAGTGCGATTATGACTCCCGCTACAGAAAACTTAATGATTGCTTTTTTGCTCACTTTAATATTTAGCTTTATAAGTTTTATATAAATAAACATTAAAACAGCTGCAATAGTCATTCTGTACCAGACAATTGCTGTTGCACCCAGAGCTATTTCTTTACCAAGAATTGCTGTAAAACCAGCAATAAAAACCAGAAAATGTAAGTGAAGGTAGTCTTTAAGTCTAGCGTTTGGCATTCTGTAGAAGGTATATAGCTAAAATACCAAATATAAGGTTTGGAAACCAAACGGCTATTACTGGCGAAAAATTTGATTGTTCTGCCATAACGCCAAAAATTTTATCAAAAAATACATAAATCATAGCGATGGCTATACCAAACGCTAAATTAACGCCCATACCACCTCTTCGTTTTACCGAAGAAACTGCTACTGCTATTATCGTTAATATATATATAGATACTGGTAAACTCCATTTTTTTAATTTTACCACTTCGTACCTACCTATATTTTGAGAGCCTCTTTTTTTCTCGGCTTTTATAAATTTGAGTAGTTCTCCATAAGATTTTGTTTCCGCTGCATACTCAACGGGTGTTAAATCCTCAATCTCAAATGGAAAAATTGTGTCTTTTCTCCGTTCTTTTTCAATGGTTTCTATACCATTTTCAAAAGTCCGTTTTACGTAAGATGTTAATCTATAACTACTGTCCTTTTCCATGTATCTAATATAATCAGCAAAGATTTTATACTTTAGCTCATTTCCTTCAAAATGCTCATAAGTAAAATTACTTCCTGATTTACTCTTAGGTATAAAGTTACTTACATATATATAATCGTTATCATTGATCTGTTGATAAACATCTCTTGTCTTTTGTATGTTTTTATTTTTCTTTAGATAATTATATTTGAACTCGTTGAATCCTTGACTAGCTATTGGAGCTAAATACATGCCTAACACTAAAGCAAGTGCAGATACAATTGTTGCACCCACTAAGTAAGGTCTTAGAAATCTTGTGAACGATACACCAGAACTTAAAAAAGCTACTATTTCTGTATTGTTGGCTAGCTTGGAAGTAAACCAGATAACAGATAAAAATAAAAATAAAGGAAATAATAAATTAGCAAAGTAAACCGTGAAATCTACATAGTACGCTGTAACTTCTGCAAAAGGAGCTTCATTTTCTATTATTTTTCCTACTTTTTCAGCTAAATCTACAGTAATACCGATGGGTATAAAAAGTAGTAACATCATTAAAAATGTGAATAAATAGCGTTTTAGTATGTACCAATCTAAGATTTTCACGGACTACAATCTTTTATCCATTTGTTTAACCATTTTTTCTTTCCATACCTTAAAATCACCTGCAATAATGTGCTTCCTTGCTTCTCTAACCAACCACAAATAAAATCCTAAGTTATGAATTGTAGCGATTTGTTTTCCCAATAATTCGTTAACAGAAAACAGATGTTTAAGGTATGCCTTGCTATACTCAGTGTCTACATAGGTGATACCCATTTCGTCTAATGGAGAAAAATCATCTACCCATTTTTTATTTTTAATATTTATGGTGCCGTGCGCTGTAAATAGCATGCCATTTCTAGCATTTCGAGTTGGCATTACACAGTCAAACATGTCTACACCTAACGCAATATTCTCTAATATATTGATTGGCGTACCTACACCCATTAAATACCTTGGTTTATCTTCTGGTAAGATATCGCACACTACTTCGGTCATAGCATACATTTCCTCAGCCGGTTCGCCAACAGATAAACCACCTATGGCATTTCCTTGTGCACTTGCATTGGCAATGTACTCGGCGGATTGCATTCTTAAATCCTTGTAAGTACTACCTTGCACTATTGGAAAAAAAGTTTGCTCATATCCATATTTAAATGGTAGTTTACTTAAATGTGTTATGCATCGCTCTAGCCAACGATGCGTCATATGCATCGATCGTTTAGCGTAGTTATAATCACATGGGTAAGGTGTACACTCGTCAAAAGCCATAATTATGTCTGCACCTATAGTGCGTTGGATTTCCATGACATTCTCGGGTGTAAATACATGATAGCTACCATCTATGTGCGATTTAAATTTTACGCCCTCCTCTTTAATTTTTCTATTTGCAGATAAAGAATATACTTGGTAACCACCAGAGTCGGTTAAAATGTTTCTATCCCAATTCATAAACTTATGAAGTCCTCCTACTTGCTCTAATATTGGTGTCTGTGGTCTAAGATACAAGTGGTACGTGTTACCTAGAATAATATCTGGATTAATATCATTTTTCAGTTCTCTTTGATGTACCCCTTTCACTGTACCCACAGTACCAACCGGCATAAATATGGGAGTTTCAATTGTACCATGATCAGTAGTAATAACACCTGCTCTTGCTTTTGTTTCCTTGTCTTTTGCTAAATGATTAAATTTCATAAAAGTGGGTCTGGTGGCAAATATAATTAACTATAACACATTGGCATCTTAATTAAATTCAAAAATTGTTAGCAATTCATTAAAATCGTTAATAAGTGAGGGTATACGTCTTTTGAAAACGATTTATAAAAAAGTTATTTTTGCAGCAATAATTTAAGCTCAATAATATGCCTAATATTCAACAATTAGAAGATTTAACCACTCAAGTTCGTAGAGATATTCTACGCATGGTACACAAAGTGAATTCTGGTCATCCTGGCGGATCTCTGGGATGTGCAGAATTTTTTGTAAGCCTTTTCAACGAAATAATGGAAACCAAAGATGGCTTTGATATGGATGGTATTGGAGAAGATATATTTTTCTTATCCAATGGCCATATTTCGCCTGTATATTACAGTGTACTTGCTAGAGCAGGCTATTTTCCTGTTGAAGAATTAAATACGTTTAGATTAATAAACTCTAGATTACAAGGACACCCAACCACTCACGAAGGTTTACCTGGTGTAAGAATCGCTTCTGGCTCTCTTGGTCAAGGTATGTCTGTAGCTATAGGTGCTGCTGAAACCAAAAAATTAAATAACGATAATCATCTAATCTATAGTCTTCATGGAGATGGTGAGTTACAAGAAGGACAAAACTGGGAAGCCATAATGTATGCTGCTGGTAATAAAGTAGACAACCTTATTGCTACCATTGATCTTAATGGACAACAAATTGATGGCTCTACAGACAACGTTTTACCTATGGGAAACATTAAGGCTAAATTTGAAGCTTTTGGTTGGGATGTTGTAGACATTGAAGAAGGAAATACTATTGAAGCCATTTTAGAAGGTATGGCTCGCGCAAAATCCCTTACAGGAAAAGGAAAACCTGTTTGTGTTCTATTAAAGACAGTTATGGGTAATGGTGTAGATTTTATGATGCACACACACGCATGGCACGGAAAAGCACCAAACGATGAGCAACTAGCGACCGGCTTAGCTCAAAATACTGAAACTTTAGGAGATTATTAATCAGCAATCAAAACAAAAAATGAAAACATACACAAACACAGGAAATAAAGATACACGCTCAGGTTTTGGGGCTGGATTAACAGAGTTAGGGCAAATCAACGAAAATGTTGTAGCGCTTTGTGCTGACTTAACAGGATCTCTTAAAATGGATGAATTTAAAGAAAATCACCCTGAACGTTTTTTTCAAGTTGGTATTGCAGAAGCTAATATGATTGGTATTGCTGCTGGTATGACTATAGGTGGAAAAATCCCATTTACAGGGACCTTTGCCAACTTTTCTACTGGCAGGGTTTACGACCAAATTCGCCAAAGTGTTGCCTACTCTGGCAAAAACGTAAAAATTTGTGCTTCGCATGCTGGTGTTACACTTGGTGAAGATGGTGCAACGCACCAGATTCTAGAGGACATTGGCTTAATGAAAATGTTGCCAGGCATGACGGTAATTAACACTTGTGATTACAACCAAACAAAAGCTGCAACTTTAGCTATAGCAAAACATGATGGTCCTGTATATTTACGATTTGGCCGTCCTAAAGTTCCGAATTTTACACCAGAAAATGGTGCATTTGAAATCGGAAAAGCAGTAAAGCTAACCGAAGGTAATGACGTTACTATTGTAGCTACAGGGCATTTAGTATGGGAGGCATTAGAAGCTGCAAAAGCACTAAATGAAAATGGTATTGCAGCAGAAGTTATAAATATACATACCATTAAACCATTAGATGACAAAGCAATTATAGAATCCGTAGCCAAAACAGGCTGCATTGTTACTGCAGAAGAGCATAATTATTTAGGTGGCCTTGGCGAAAGTGTGGCTAGAGTATTAGCAAAACACAGCCCAACACCTCAAGAATTTGTTGCTACCAACGATACTTTTGGTGAATCTGGCACGCCAGCCCAACTTATGGATAAGTATGGCCTAAATAGTTTTGCCATAATTGAAGCCGTAAAAAAAGTCGTTAACAGAAAATAACTTCGTTTTGGCAACGTTTTTGATATTAGATACCTAATCTTAAAAACGAACATTATGAAAAATTTGAAAAAAGTAGTTTTATTAGCTGTAATTCTAGCCTTTGTAGGATTAAATGCTTATGCCCAAAAAGGAAGCTCCTTTGGGTTTAAAGGTGGACTAAACTATGGTGCTAATGGTGATTATTTCCAGTCTATAGGCGACAATGCCAGAAACCCTGATGAAAATATAGGTTATCATCTTGGTATTTTTGGTAAAATAGGAGACCGTTTATATTTTAGACCAGAACTTGTATATACAGCAACAAAAAGTAGTTATGATGATGATGATTTTCAGATAAAAAAAATTGATGCACCACTTCTTGTTGGACTTAAGGTTTTAGGACCAGTTAGCGTCTTTGCAGGTCCATCTGTGCAATACATATTAGATACAGAATTTGAAGGTATTGATATAAATGATGTAAGCGATGATCTAAGTATTGGATTAAATTTTGGTATTGGAGTTAATTTTAATAAAATTGGTATTGATCTAAGGTACGAGAGAGGTTTTAGCGATAATGAAGCGTCTTTTATAACAGATAACTTAGGTAACGTAACTATAGACACAAGACCAGAGCAGTTAATTCTAAGCTTATCTGTTGCTTTATAAATAATAAATATGCA belongs to Winogradskyella sp. J14-2 and includes:
- a CDS encoding AI-2E family transporter; amino-acid sequence: MLDQRRTTNILLLIIVIPLVFYLLKVLSFIFIPLIFSMFIALLFLPLMRQLGRKKVPKFLSIIVVLLLVSACVYLGIELIQLSSKEILATKSDFFPKAEEKLADLKVYLSNSFGIEFEQDKNFLAQFFEKENLGSTFGFLRTFLTTLLMTAFFVVLWLGESINVHNLLNNTILKQKHTSIKAFMKIEKDLIKFIKVKFLVSALTGLFTGLMCVFFDVSFPIFWGLFAFAINFVQMVGSFISVILLSIFAFVELDPTSTLFFFILSIALVQVVFGAILEPIFMGKSFSINIIAVLVMLMFWGFLWGIPGLIMAIPITVFIKIILEQFPSTKVIASLLSGTQTKLK
- a CDS encoding secondary thiamine-phosphate synthase enzyme YjbQ, whose product is MICFQKEIKLEAHPRGFHLITSKIINAIPEVKQIRIGQLQVFIKHTSASLTINENADPSVRLDFESHINKMVPENQPYYKHTYEGPDDMPAHIKASLMGTSVQIPITNGKLNMGIWQGIYLCEHRNYASGRSLVLTAFGCV
- the dnaB gene encoding replicative DNA helicase, coding for MKQPNQIQGYKVDKSTIISLEKGKIPPQAIDLEEVVLGAMMIDKKGVDEVIDILSPEAFYKDAHKYIFEAIFKLFENSEPIDLLTVSSQLKKDEKLDLVGGDFYLISLTQRVSSSAHIEFHARIILQKYIQRSLIKISNEIIEDAYDETKDVFDLLDNAEAKLYEVTQGNVKKSTETAQSLVIQAKKKIEEISNKEGLSGIPTGFDKLDKLTSGWQPSDLIIVAARPGMGKTALTLTMARNIAVDFNKAVAFFSLEMSSVQLITRLISSETGLSSEKLRTGKLEKHEWEQLNVKVKTLEKAPLFIDDTPSLSIFDLRAKARRLASQYDIKVIMIDYLQLMTAGGSQKGGNREQEISMISRNLKALAKELNVPVIALSQLSRAVETRGGSKRPLLSDLRESGAIEQDADIVSFIYRPEYYKIDEWDDEERSPTEGQGEFIVAKHRNGGLDNIRLKFIGHLGKFDNLDDFDTPFEFQSKLNAAANDDTFKPDSFPSASDAFDEPEDDGVPF
- a CDS encoding sulfotransferase family protein, translating into MDNIKRICLWSGPRNISTALMYAFAQRTDTKVFDEPLYAYYLRHHPYAKGYHPGAEDIIKTMESNGEKVVEVMLRNTEKPVLFFKQMTHHLLDLERSFMKDTINIILTRDPLDMLPSFDKVIHNFTIDDVGYQLHIDLLNYFESQSIPFKVINSKQVLKNPEDTLSKLCEFADIPFKKSMLSWKPQKREEDGIWAKYWYHNIHKSSGFQEYKPKTEAFPAHLNTLLEQCLPHYNRLMEYAI
- a CDS encoding acetyl-CoA carboxylase carboxyltransferase subunit alpha is translated as MEYLEFELPIKELEEQLDKCQIIGKESDVDVTETCKQIEKKLAETKKEIYKNLTAWQRVQLSRHPNRPYTLDHIRALCGDSFLELHGDRNVKDDKAMIGGLGKIGDQTYMFIGQQKGYNTKTRQYRNFGMSNPEGYRKALRLMKSAEKFGIPVVTLIDTPGAYPGLEAEERGQGEAIARNILEMSRLKVPIITIIIGEGASGGALGIGVGDKVLMLENTWYSVISPESCSSILWRSWEYKEQAAEALKLTAKDMKRMKLVDQIIKEPLGGAHTDREKTFLAVRDAIVKSYEALKNLSPKELVKNRMDKYDQMGVYKD
- a CDS encoding asparagine synthetase B, with the protein product MDAESQENHLKAYGVTYWTLERELKVNWLLNYRGGSFLLPDAEIIQRECQIRGVSFEVISDTKAQEILDEIASPAVNQEAVVLEKAPKIAVYTPYGKQPWDDAVTMVLTYAEIPYETIYDEEVLNDELLLYDWLHLHHEDFTGQYGKFYRTYRSAAWYIEEKKAAEELANRLGYDKVSEAKLAVALKIRDYVVGGGFMFAMCSATDSFDIALSAEGVDICEPMFDGDGSDPGYQNKIDYSKTFAFKDYILERSPNVYEFSSIDMTQKRQIPFKTDYFSLMEYSAKWDPIPTMLTQNHTSLVKGFMGQTTSFTREEIKSNVLVMGENRTNGEAKYIHGIKGKGFFTFYGGHDPEDYTHRVGDPKTELDLHPTSPGYRLILNNVLFPAAKKKKQKT
- a CDS encoding aminotransferase class IV, producing MVHGTHNAQEDSRNDHILISVNNQLFPRNEAKISVFDSGYLVGDGVWEALRLHNGVLVFIKDHFNRLWQSAKTVGMALPFTKKELTQKVWDTLNANGMKDDVHVRIMVTRGIKKTPSQDPRLTISGPNVVIIPEYKIASKASKEKGITLFTSTIRRGSPDYLDPRLNCHSKLHEVQALIQAIEAGADEALMLDINGFVATCNATNFFIIKNGEVWTSTNKYCMNGITRAKVIELCNANDISCFEKDFSLFDVYGADEAFVTGTFGGLTPVTKIDGRQIGEGKFGKMTRELSHLYEQLIEKTVANG